Proteins encoded within one genomic window of Naumovozyma dairenensis CBS 421 chromosome 6, complete genome:
- the NDAI0F04050 gene encoding uncharacterized protein produces MFPKYYILFTLTTLIYQLAAALDITKDLNLYGSAEYTDSISIGKGLIFAISGGEKVEFQNNLHNNGDLCVGSHHVHFGCPSLKNDGNLVVHNPQKYTVSGSMDFLLTDFLNNGFLAIHNSFASSMFGSILTSKTFINIGVIHIETSMRLTLGASSTSIQNKGTMIFNGGNYTLDSSIIGGGCIAMQNKHEIHIDISKTFDQTFYCDSYEKEIHFTGLPNLIGLPIVFNGFSNTHELYFHGSQTARTHFLVGKYSPLTGLIVIVTTPIPFRGAWDVMTRSIFVGYGYDMFQFKFEFISHRGLPCVHVHYNKPCPHPSIPPHCNITTGLPWDKCTESASSSAALSTIHYISSSASMSSTTPTSSSSAVVTSSIQTDEYSSYPSTGLGTPSQPANTASVSSTGLPPPYTTTVVSGSSTETDIVSYYSTTDSEGKPSTGVTTIPIPGSSLPTVTGASSVTSNRITSGTLTESCSTSLVITTNTDSYEIISTSFEVDLPVSTSLSSVAASSGASGVPPPYTTTVVSGSSTETDIVSYYSTTDSEGKPSTGITTIPILGSSAAASSGASGVPPPYTTTVVSGSSTETDIVSYYSTTDSEGKPSTGVTTIPIPGSSAAASSGASGVPPPYTTTVVSGSSTETDIVSYYSTTDSEGKPSTGVTTIPILGSSAAASSGASGVPPPYTTTVVSGSSTETDIVSYYSTTDSEGKPSTGVTTIPILGSSAAASSGASGVPPPYTTTVVSGSSTETDIVLTTPPRFRR; encoded by the coding sequence atgtttcccaaatattatattctgTTTACTTTAACAACTCTCATATATCAACTGGCTGCGGCCCTTGATATTACGAAAGATTTGAACCTATACGGTTCAGCCGAATATACTGACTCCATATCTATCGGCAAAGGTTTGATTTTCGCCATTAGCGGTGGTGAAAAAGTtgaattccaaaataatttacatAATAATGGGGATTTATGTGTTGGATCCCATCATGTCCATTTTGGTTGTCCTTCTTTGAAGAATGACGGTAATTTAGTTGTCCATAACCCCCAAAAATATACTGTTAGTGGGAGTATGGATTTCCTATTAACTGACTTTTTGAATAATGGGTTCCTTGCTATTCACAATAGTTTTGCATCGTCTATGTTTGGTTCGATATTAACATCAAAGACATTCATTAACATTGGTGTCATCCACATTGAAACTTCCATGAGACTTACTTTAGGCGCATCCTCCACCTCTATCCAAAATAAAGGTACCATGATTTTCAACGGTGGTAATTATACTTTAGATTCTTCCATTATTGGTGGAGGTTGTATTGCTATGCAAAACAAACATGAAATACATATTGATATAAGTAAAACATTTGACCAAACTTTCTACTGTGATAGTTacgaaaaagaaattcattTCACTGGTTTACCAAATCTTATTGGCCTTCCAATAGTTTTTAACGGGTTCTCCAATACCCATGAACTATATTTTCACGGTTCTCAAACCGCACGTACCCATTTCTTGGTTGGTAAGTATTCCCCTTTAACTGGTCTTATTGTTATCGTGACTACCCCAATTCCATTTAGAGGAGCTTGGGATGTTATGACAAGATCCATTTTCGTCGGTTACGGCTATGATATGTTCcaatttaaatttgaatttatctCCCATAGAGGACTACCATGTGTACACGTTCATTATAACAAACCTTGTCCACATCCTTCTATCCCTCCACATTGTAACATTACTACCGGCCTACCTTGGGATAAATGTACAGAGTCTGCTTCGAGTTCCGCTGCTTTATCAACGATTCACTACATATCCTCATCTGCTAGCATGAGCTCAACGACTCCAACGTCATCCAGTTCTGCTGTCGTTACTTCGTCCATTCAAACCGATGAATATTCTTCCTATCCTTCTACTGGTTTAGGAACACCTTCCCAACCAGCTAACACTGCTTCTGTTAGCTCAACCGGTCTACCACCTCCATACACCACTACTGTTGTGTCTGGATCCTCCACTGAAACCGACATTGTTTCTTACTACTCCACCACCGATTCCGAAGGCAAGCCATCCACTGGTGTCACTACCATCCCAATCCCAGGCTCTTCCCTTCCTACTGTTACTGGTGCTTCTAGTGTAACATCAAACAGAATTACTTCTGGAACCTTAACTGAAAGCTGTTCAACATCATTAGTTATCACAACAAACACTGATTCCTACGAGATCATCAGCACCTCTTTTGAAGTGGACCTCCCAGTTTCCACATCACTTTCATCTGTTGCTGCCTCTTCTGGTGCTTCTGGTGTACCTCCTCCATACACCACTACTGTTGTGTCTGGATCTTCCACTGAAACCGACATTGTTTCTTACTACTCCACCACCGATTCCGAAGGCAAGCCATCTACTGGTATCACTACCATCCCAATCCTAGGTTCCTCCGCTGCTGCCTCTTCTGGTGCTTCTGGTGTACCTCCTCCATACACCACTACTGTTGTGTCTGGATCCTCCACTGAAACCGACATTGTTTCTTACTACTCCACCACCGATTCCGAAGGTAAGCCATCCACTGGTGTCACTACCATCCCAATCCCAGGTTCTTCCGCTGCTGCCTCTTCTGGTGCTTCTGGTGTACCTCCTCCATACACCACTACTGTTGTGTCTGGATCCTCCACTGAAACCGACATTGTTTCTTACTACTCCACCACCGATTCCGAAGGTAAGCCATCCACTGGTGTCACTACCATCCCAATCCTAGGTTCCTCCGCTGCTGCCTCTTCTGGTGCTTCTGGTGTACCTCCTCCATACACCACTACTGTTGTGTCTGGATCCTCCACTGAAACCGACATTGTTTCTTACTACTCCACCACCGATTCCGAAGGCAAGCCATCTACTGGTGTCACTACCATCCCAATCCTAGGTTCCTCCGCTGCTGCCTCTTCTGGTGCTTCTGGTGTACCTCCTCCATACACCACTACTGTTGTGTCTGGATCCTCCACTGAAACCGACATTGTTCTTACTACTCCACCACGATTCCGAAGGTAA
- the NDAI0F04060 gene encoding uncharacterized protein — MFSKYYILVALTGLLCQLATAVDIRFNEFHEGSKEYNDPYDIEKDVTFAISKGNKVGFHKNMHNKGRFCCGSHHVHFGSGELHNDGDMIIHNPGPASDANVNFTLNSLSNSGLLSIQNTYESNSIGQLFAKDSFINSGIIYMETVKQHVKVHTSSSYINNKGTMIFNGGNYSLQSSIKGHGCIALQGHHHIYIDMKYNYEQTFYCDDNEKELHFLGSPSSSSSPLILHGFSNQHSMYFHGSETAKTHRLVTSYNSLTGYMSVITKPIKGKSSPVERRIFIGLGYEHKYFSFEFTKYNGHNCIHGNYHKPCPHPTRPPVCHFPPPNHGHHCPGHHPNPPCTSRKPSSSSSTISSTLIFSSSVSSEMSSSVEISSTFASHSSGSHIQPSSSGSVSIHSSSFPASSSESMISSSFVSSVSHSSSVTVPSSASHSESMVSMPPASSVSHFNSVTVPSSVCHSESMISSSVVSSESQSSSVTVPSSVSHSESMVSSSFVSSVSHSSSVTVPSSASHSESMVSMPPASSASHSSSVTVPSSASHSESMVSMPPASSVSHSSSVTVPSSASHSESMVSMPPASSVSHSSSVTVPSSVSHSESMVSSSFVSSVSHSSSVTVPPSVCHSESIISSSVVSSESQSSSVTVPSSVSHSESMISSSVVSSESQSSSVTVPSSASHSESMVSMPPASSVSHSSSVTVPSSASHSESIISSSVVSSVSHFNSVTVPSSVSHSESMVSSSAASSESQFSSSSIPYASSVSHSSAATVPSSVSHSELMISSSATSSETQSRSSFTSMARPSTVPSNTGSSQSSSVESISPSSRSTIIISRSSRSRSVVSSTVSSASTSSTSTFEHSKPSSIGFVPGTSSLEPSSSHTKNTICSASIFIDCGGTTFTTFFQYATVTVTETMYK, encoded by the coding sequence ATGTTTTctaaatattatattctgGTAGCTTTAACAGGTTTATTATGTCAATTGGCGACAGCAGTTGATATTAGGTTTAATGAGTTCCACGAAGGTTCcaaagaatataatgatcCCTACGATATAGAAAAAGATGTAACTTTTGCAATTAGCAAAGGTAATAAAGTCGGTTTCCATAAAAATATGCATAATAAAGGTCGCTTCTGTTGTGGTTCCCATCATGTTCATTTCGGCAGTGGTGAATTACACAACGATGGGGATATGATTATACACAATCCTGGACCAGCTTCAGATGCTAATGTCAATTTCACTTTGAACAGTTTGTCCAATTCAGGTCTATTGTCTATCCAAAATACTTATGAATCTAATTCAATCGGTCAATTATTTGCTAAGGattcttttattaataGCGGTATCATATATATGGAAACTGTTAAGCAACATGTCAAAGTTCACACTTCTTCCTcttatattaataataaagggACGATGATTTTCAATGGAGGTAATTATTCTCTCCAATCATCCATTAAAGGTCATGGTTGTATTGCGTTGCAAGGACACCATCACATATATATCGACatgaaatataattacGAACAAACATTTTACTGTGATGATAATGAGAAGGAATTGCATTTTCTTGGCTCACCATCCTCAAGTTCATCCCCTCTGATATTGCATGGGTTTTCAAACCAACATTCAATGTATTTCCACGGTTCTGAAACAGCTAAAACACATAGATTAGTTACTAGTTATAACTCCCTAACTGGTTATATGTCTGTTATAACAAAACCCATAAAAGGTAAATCTTCGCCGgttgaaagaagaatattcATCGGGCTTGGTTACGAACATAAATACTTTAGTTTCGAATTCACAAAATACAATGGTCATAACTGTATTCATGGTAATTACCATAAACCTTGCCCACATCCAACAAGGCCACCTGTTTGTCACTTCCCACCACCAAACCATGGACATCATTGTCCAGGTCACCACCCGAACCCTCCTTGTACATCCAGGaaaccatcatcatcatcatcaacaatcTCGTCTACACTAATTTTCTCATCCTCCGTGTCATCCGAAATGTCTAGTTCTGTTGAAATTAGTAGCACGTTTGCTAGCCATTCCTCTGGTTCCCATATACAACCATCGAGTAGTGGATCGGTTAGCATTCATTCTAGCTCCTTCCCGGCTTCCAGCAGTGAATCCATGATTTCCAGTTCATTTGTTTCCTCTGTCTCGCACTCCAGCTCTGTTACTGTTCCATCTTCTGCTTCTCACAGTGAATCGATGGTTTCCATGCCACCTGCATCTTCTGTGTCACACTTCAACTCTGTTACTGTTCCATCTTCTGTTTGCCACAGTGAATCGATGATTTCCAGTTCAGTTGTTTCCTCTGAATCTCAATCCAGCTCTGTTACTGTTCCATCTTCTGTTTCTCACAGCGAATCGATGGTTTCCAGTTCATTTGTTTCCTCTGTCTCGCACTCCAGCTCTGTTACTGTTCCATCTTCTGCTTCTCACAGTGAATCGATGGTTTCCATGCCACCTGCATCTTCTGCGTCACACTCCAGCTCTGTTACTGTTCCATCTTCTGCTTCTCACAGTGAATCGATGGTTTCCATGCCACCTGCATCTTCTGTGTCACACTCCAGCTCTGTTACTGTTCCATCTTCTGCTTCTCACAGCGAATCGATGGTTTCCATGCCACCTGCATCTTCTGTGTCACACTCCAGCTCTGTTACTGTTCCATCTTCTGTTTCTCACAGCGAATCGATGGTTTCCAGTTCATTTGTTTCCTCTGTCTCGCACTCCAGCTCTGTTACTGTTCCACCTTCTGTTTGCCACAGTGAATCGATTATTTCCAGTTCAGTTGTTTCCTCTGAATCTCAATCCAGCTCTGTTACTGTTCCATCTTCTGTTTCTCACAGCGAATCGATGATTTCCAGTTCAGTTGTTTCCTCTGAATCTCAATCCAGCTCTGTTACTGTTCCATCTTCTGCTTCTCACAGTGAATCGATGGTTTCCATGCCACCTGCATCTTCTGTGTCACACTCCAGCTCTGTTACTGTTCCATCTTCTGCTTCTCACAGCGAATCGATTATTTCCAGTTCAGTTGTTTCGTCTGTCTCGCACTTCAATTCTGTTACTGTTCCATCTTCTGTTTCTCACAGCGAATCGATGGTTTCCAGTTCAGCTGCTTCCTCTGAATCTCAATTCAGCTCCAGCTCCATACCATATGCATCTTCTGTGTCACACTCCAGCGCTGCTACAGTGCCATCTTCTGTTTCTCACAGTGAATTGATGATTTCAAGCTCAGCTACTTCTTCTGAAACTCAATCCAGATCTAGCTTTACCTCAATGGCAAGGCCAAGTACTGTTCCATCCAATACTGGGTCCAGTCAATCGTCTAGTGTGGAGTCAATAAGTCCCTCATCTCGTTccaccattattatttcaagGTCGTCGAGAAGTAGGTCAGTAGTTAGTTCGACAGTATCATCAGCATCTActtcatcaacatcaacattTGAACACTCAAAACCATCGTCCATTGGATTTGTACCTGGCACAAGCTCTTTGGAGCCTTCTAGTAGTCATACAAAGAATACTATTTGTTCTGCATctattttcattgattgtGGTGGTACAACATTTACTACTTTCTTCCAATATGCGACGGTTACTGTCACGGAGACAATgtataaatga
- the NDAI0F04040 gene encoding uncharacterized protein, with protein MMSKYYILVILTSLLLNVASAFDLFGRLHYLGPVQYYFPFSIKKGSVFAITRCKHAWFHDNLNNQGDICVSSANVTGNSFQNDGNFLLSDATDLSLTDFSNNGFFAMRDTVRPIGTTKLFAKNSFINLGIIHIETILQHTLGTGGANMLNRGTIVLNGGNHTLRSSLVGGGCLALLKQEELHIDISTTVDNLIYLDSANKEIHFSGMPNLIGLPMTFSGFTKNHDLYFHGSQTSRTHLLVGSYSPLTGTLVIITTPKPFSGAYDILTRSIYIGFGYDMFRFNFEFMTYRGLPVVHITYNKQGPNQGVPHRCRIDATVPNFEQCVSSAGPGTTYVSGTTPTPISTISNSANTRSTSTVSKSTATGLVSSADLISSVVTSSADVAQTTTPVTTTADLISSVVTSSADVAQTTTPVTTTTDFISPVVTSSVVVAPSTTSTTELTSFKPSIISTTERTSTTTSRKPDATITERKR; from the coding sequence ATGATGTCTAAATATTACATACTGGTAATTCTAACCAGTTTACTGTTGAATGTTGCTTCAGCATTTGATCTTTTCGGAAGACTACATTATCTAGGGCCTGTTCAGTACTATTTCCCATTCTCTATTAAAAAAGGTAGTGTGTTTGCAATTACTCGCTGTAAACATGCTTGGTTTCACGacaatttaaataatcaagGTGATATCTGTGTTAGTTCCGCAAACGTGACTGGTAACTCCTTTCAAAACGACggtaattttcttttaagtGACGCCACCGATTTAAGTTTAACAGacttttctaataatggtTTCTTTGCTATGCGCGACACTGTTAGACCTATTGGTACTACTAAGCTATTCGCCAAAAATAGTTTTATTAACCTCGGTATTATCCACATTGAAACTATTTTGCAACACACTCTAGGTACAGGTGGTGCTAACATGCTAAACAGGGGCACTATTGTCCTTAATGGTGGTAACCATACGTTAAGGTCTTCTTTGGTCGGCGGAGGCTGTCTTGCTTTGTTGAAGCAAGAGGAACTTCATATTGACATAAGTACAACAGTTGATAATCTAATTTACCTGGACAGTGCTAACAAAGAAATTCATTTCTCTGGTATGCCAAACCTTATCGGATTACCTATGACTTTCAGTGGCTTCACAAAGAATCATGATTTATATTTCCACGGTTCTCAAACCTCTCGTACACATTTATTAGTTGGATCATATTCTCCTTTAACCGGTACATTAGTGATTATAACCACTCCAAAACCATTCAGTGGTGCATATGATATACTAACCAGATCAATCTACATAGGCTTCGGCTACGATATGTTCCGCTTCAACTTCGAGTTTATGACCTACAGAGGCCTCCCAGTTGTTCATATCACTTACAATAAGCAAGGGCCAAACCAGGGTGTTCCCCACAGATGTAGAATCGATGCTACTGTCCCAAACTTTGAGCAATGTGTCTCAAGTGCAGGACCAGGTACAACTTATGTATCAGGAACAACTCCAACTCCAATATCTACCATATCCAACTCTGCTAATACAAGAAGTACTAGTACCGTTTCAAAATCAACTGCTACTGGCTTGGTTAGTTCTGCTGACTTGATAAGTTCTGTAGTAACGTCTTCTGCCGATGTGGCACAAACAACTACCCCAGTCACCACAACTGCTGACTTGATAAGTTCTGTAGTAACATCTTCTGCCGATGTGGCACAAACCACTACCCCAGTCACAACAACTACTGACTTTATAAGCCCTGTAGTTACATCTTCAGTTGTTGTAGCACCAAGTACTACCTCCACTACCGAGCTTACCTCCTTCAAACCATCCATAATTTCCACTACAGAACGTACATCCACTACCACATCAAGAAAACCTGACGCTACTATTACTGAAAGAAAGCGTTAA
- the TEX1 gene encoding Tex1p (similar to Saccharomyces cerevisiae TEX1 (YNL253W); ancestral locus Anc_1.107), whose product MTELSAKKLQSFVNQTTMNTQVANDMTSQFFTTALHSNHSSFIEDDRYTHVITKSKSRFSSSQMTPNEILALEFHPTGKYLAYSRVDGSLTVWSNIQLPSFIKAKKHYLKDATGNDRVITDLSFNPSDLNEFATVSNSNEILIWKPDQSPSINKLKTINSLGNKSKINKCSFDPKGDWLVATTKSECIYLFNVKEDYSLVSTLNVSDIRKNDIVYFISWDNSGRNLFIGFKSGYLAVLTLDNEEKINDNSPGSNTDNVCTRFSLRFSLCAHRSSVSAIKMDPWGRFVATGSSDGTCAIWDIKTMCCSMIFNGINGAVLSMDIDYIGKTLVVCSGDNKFRVFNINTGELINSMDFEDYNSQLIVKFFPNNFWFVLSDKNDTIKVFSTLVGVSDPVKVWGVEYERALQLLKNNKLSGDYNHSSNDPRNAANVKNNNSSMSSSRRENSDSIRRSRQGNISRVSKGVQKMDRERTDRDGSKRQGIPRDRPSRFNQ is encoded by the coding sequence ATGACAGAACTTAGTGctaaaaaattacaatcaTTTGTAAATCAAACAACAATGAATACACAAGTTGCTAATGATATGACCTCCCAATTCTTTACTACTGCTCTTCATTCCAACCATTCTTCATTCATTGAAGACGACAGATATACTCATGTTATCACTAAATCCAAATCTCGGTTTTCCTCATCGCAAATGACGCCAAATGAAATCTTAGCATTAGAATTTCATCCGACTGGTAAATATTTAGCCTATAGTAGAGTAGATGGTTCACTTACAGTTTGGAgtaatattcaattacCTTCATTCATCAAGGCGAAGaaacattatttgaagGATGCTACAGGGAATGATCGTGTCATTACtgatttatcatttaatccatctgatttgaatgaatttgCTActgtttctaattctaacGAAATTTTAATTTGGAAACCTGATCAATCACCCAgtataaataaattgaaaactatTAATTCATTGGGGAATAAGAGTAAGATTAATAAATGTTCATTTGATCCCAAGGGTGACTGGCTTGTTGCCACTACCAAGAGTGAatgtatttatttgttcAATGTTAAAGAAGATTATTCGCTGGTGTCAACTTTGAATGTTTCAgatataagaaaaaatgatattgtttattttatttcttggGATAATTCAGGGAGGAATTTGTTCATTGGATTCAAAAGCGGTTACCTTGCTGTCTTAACATTAgacaatgaagaaaaaattaatgataatagtCCTGGTAGTAATACTGATAATGTATGTACAAGATTTAGCTTGAGGTTTTCGTTATGTGCCCATAGGTCATCCGTATCGGCAATTAAGATGGATCCATGGGGCCGGTTTGTAGCAACCGGAAGCTCAGATGGAACTTGTGCCATTTGGGACATTAAAACCATGTGTTGTTCTATGATATTTAATGGGATCAATGGTGCCGTATTGTCCATGGATATCGATTATATAGGGAAGACACTTGTTGTATGTTCTGGAGATAATAAGTTCAGagttttcaatattaatacaGGTGAATTGATAAATAGCATGgattttgaagattatAATTCCCAATTAATAGTTAAATTTTTCCCCAATAATTTTTGGTTTGTTTTATCTGATAAGAATGATACGATAAAGGTATTTTCAACTCTTGTAGGCGTCTCTGATCCAGTTAAAGTGTGGGGGGTAGAGTATGAAAGGGCTTTGCAACTGctaaaaaataacaaactGTCGGGAGACTATAATCATTCTTCTAATGATCCTCGTAATGCTGCTAATGTTAAAAATAACAACTCGAGTATGAGTAGTAGCAGAAGGGAGAATTCAGATTCCATTCGTCGTTCTCGTCAAGGCAATATAAGTAGAGTCTCTAAAGGCGTACAGAAAATGGACAGAGAGAGAACAGATAGAGATGGATCAAAAAGGCAAGGTATTCCAAGAGATCGTCCAAGTAGGTTCAATCAATAG
- the MRPL17 gene encoding mitochondrial 54S ribosomal protein mL46 (similar to Saccharomyces cerevisiae MRPL17 (YNL252C); ancestral locus Anc_1.108): protein MKRTLSKTTATPIIRSAMILSRIPIVVRELTKLESNYYKYQSELEKRLMWTFPDYYYFKKGSLSEHKFIKAQNYPVSKIPGVWYPHGIPDIKRRRERRSKQEIVLPRDKIEDDVSLVGSSGSTKGSTDGAKGSISRPIVPNDLKTEADKKGNLQTVERELSRTLYLLVQDENLGWKFPSFVVEGNDKGLHDIAEQAIKSLSQNEINTWLVSKTPVAVFEDSDDGSYEFFLKSHILAGTFAMKDNTFKQFAWLTKDEIKNHVTEQYFRNVEFLLAN, encoded by the coding sequence ATGAAAAGAACACTTTCCAAAACGACGGCGACGCCCATAATAAGATCAGCAATGATTCTATCACGAATCCCTATAGTAGTCCGTGAATTGACCAAATTGGAATCAAACTATTACAAATATCAATCAGAATTAGAGAAAAGATTAATGTGGACGTTTCCTgactattattatttcaagAAAGGTTCCCTTTCGGAacataaatttattaaggCTCAAAATTACCCCGTAAGTAAAATCCCTGGAGTTTGGTACCCTCATGGTATACCTGATATTAAACGtagaagagaaagaagatCGAAACAAGAAATCGTCTTACCTAGAGATAAGATCGAGGATGATGTTTCATTAGTCGGTTCCTCTGGATCAACTAAGGGAAGTACTGATGGTGCGAAGGGTAGTATTTCCAGACCAATTGTGCCAAATGATTTGAAGACTGAAGCTGATAAGAAGGGGAATCTGCAGACTGTGGAAAGAGAGTTATCAAGGACATTATACCTTCTTGTTCAAGATGAGAACCTTGGTTGGAAGTTCCCATCATTTGTTGTGGAGGGCAATGATAAGGGACTGCATGATATTGCTGAGCAAGCGATCAAATCATTAAgtcaaaatgaaattaatacATGGCTTGTTTCAAAGACTCCTGTGGCAGTCTTTGAAGATAGTGATGATGGATCGTATGAATTTTTTCTAAAATCACATATTTTGGCTGGAACATTTGCAATGAAGGATAACACATTTAAACAATTTGCATGGTTAACAAAagatgaaataaaaaatcatGTCACGGAGCAGTATTTTAGAAATGTGGAATTTTTATTAGCAAATTAA